A region of Halopiger xanaduensis SH-6 DNA encodes the following proteins:
- a CDS encoding helix-turn-helix domain-containing protein, which yields MANSMAEQLQQDMECEGLLECIHGLKQLDKDCFRVMVESEEALTIDEVAEQVDRERSTAYRSIQRLLKSGFIQKEQINYEQGGYYHVYYPTDPTQIANDMQRKLNDWYAKMGQLIQEFEDKYEHAEADTEIPAQ from the coding sequence ATGGCTAACTCAATGGCAGAGCAACTACAGCAGGATATGGAGTGTGAAGGGCTGCTAGAGTGCATCCACGGTCTCAAACAACTCGATAAGGACTGTTTCCGGGTAATGGTTGAAAGCGAAGAAGCGCTAACGATCGACGAAGTTGCCGAACAGGTCGACCGGGAGCGGTCGACCGCATATCGATCGATCCAGCGGTTGCTCAAGAGCGGTTTTATCCAGAAAGAGCAGATTAACTACGAGCAGGGTGGCTACTACCACGTCTACTACCCCACAGACCCGACCCAAATCGCGAACGATATGCAGCGAAAGCTGAACGACTGGTACGCGAAAATGGGACAACTCATCCAGGAATTCGAGGACAAGTACGAACACGCCGAAGCTGACACCGAAATCCCCGCCCAGTAA